From a single Salmo salar chromosome ssa22, Ssal_v3.1, whole genome shotgun sequence genomic region:
- the LOC106583480 gene encoding differentially expressed in FDCP 6 homolog — MELRAELLKSIWYAFTSLDVEKSGKVSKSQLKVLSHNLYTALNIPHDPVALEDHFRDDDDGPVSNQGYMPYLNKFILDKVVEGTFDKENVDVFCWTLCAKKNYRPKDGVGVLLDKDAFHLWCIFNFLSEDKYPLILAPEEVEYLLKKICLAMSVELSCVDMEDFISQEPVQLSGITVWAFLDFVNTGRLTRGVENDSVTMAIDKVYQEIVGNIIKEGYLWKKGHLRRNWNERWFSLRPSTLHYYVSEDRKECKGCIELDHNCCVEVLPEKEGKRCMFCVKTLTKTYEMSAPDTKQRQEWTTAIQTAIRLCVEGKNSLHKDLKLRRRKLREERERRRTTKEEELQRLCLLQGEKESKLAELELLQEAQRHSQAALLQEEQKRRQKHEELQRTLQDQLQQAEEERDNMQAEMALKDAETDRQKKRIRELEEMQVRLEEALHQEIRARQNEEAYRLAQASLLVEEEEKMKVLLALQEEQEQYILKTQREKQELRQEMVTKSQALEEAQHQLEKVRANRHRMDQDIATAQRKLRQASTSVKHWNVQMNRLMHPIGPGERRLSLGGSGVPVVHGPSLRDPSLRLYHQRSEGEREKERENEQENIEEKECEERVSIIGREERRLSHASNGDMDCA, encoded by the exons ATGGAGTTGCGAGCTGAACTGCTGAAGTCCATCTGGTATGCTTTCACCTCTTTGGACGTGGAGAAGAGTGGGAAGGTATCCAAGTCCCAGCTaaag GTGTTGTCTCATAATCTGTACACTGCGCTGAACATCCCCCACGACCCTGTGGCTCTAGAGGACCACTTCAGAGACGATGATGATGGGCCGGTGTCCAACCAGGGGTACATGCCCTACCTCAACAAATTTATACTGGAcaag GTGGTTGAGGGCACATTTGATAAGGAGAATGTAGATGTGTTCTGCTGGACTCTCTGTGCCAAAAAGAACTACCGGCCTAAAGATGGCGTGGGTGTTCTGCTTGATAAAGACGCCTTCCATCTCTGGTGCATCTTCAACTTCCTGTCTGAGGACAAGTATCCACTGATCCTGGCCCCAGAGGAG GTGGAATACCTCCTGAAGAAGATCTGCTTAGCCATGAGTGTGGAGCTTAGCTGTGTGGACATGGAGGATTTCATATCCCAGGAGCCTGTGCAGCTGAGTGGCATCACAGTGTGGGCCTTCCTGGACTTTGTCAACACCGGGAGGCTGACCAGAGGCGTGGAGAATGACTCTGTCACCATGGCAATAGACAAGGTCTACCAGGAGATAGTGGGCAATATCATAAAAGAG GGGTATCTGTGGAAGAAGGGTCACTTGCGGAGGAACTGGAACGAGCGCTGGTTCTCTCTCCGGCCCAGTACTCTGCATTACTACGTCAGTGAGGACCGCAAGGAGTGTAAAGGCTGTATCGAGCTGGACCACAACTGCTGTGTAGAG GTGCTACCAGAGAAGGAAGGGAAGAGGTGTATGTTCTGTGTGAAGACGCTAACTAAGACCTACGAGATGAGCGCCCCCGACACCAAGCAGAGACAGGAGTGGACCACAG CGATCCAGACAGCCATCCGTCTGTGTGTAGAGGGGAAGAACTCCCTGCATAAGGACCTGAAGCTGCGACGCAGAAAgctaagggaggagagggagaggaggcgcACCACCAAGGAGGAGGAGCTACAACGTCTGTGCCTCCtccagggggagaaagagagcaagctGGCCGAGCTGGAGCtcctacag GAGGCGCAGAGGCACTCCCAGGCAGCACTGCTGCAGGAGGAGCAGAAGAGGAGACAGAAACATGAGGAGCTGCAGAGAACCCTGCAGGACCAGCTACAGCAGGCTGAAGAG GAGCGGGACAACATGCAGGCGGAGATGGCCCTAAAGGATGCGGAGACGGACCGCCAGAAGAAGAGGATCAGGGAGCTGGAGGAGATGCAGGTCCGCCTGGAGGAGGCTCTGCACCAGGAGATTAGAGCTAGACAGAACGAGGAGGCCTACCGCCTCGCAcaggccag TCtgctggtggaggaggaggagaagatgaagGTCCTGCTGGCCCTCCAAGAGGAACAGGAGCAGTACATCCTGAAGacccagagagagaagcaggagcTGAGGCAGGAGATGGTAACCAAGTCCCAGGCTTTGGAGGAGGCCCAACACCAGCTGGAGAAGGTTCGGGCCAACCGGCACAGAATGGACCAGGACATTGCA ACTGCTCAGAGGAAGCTGCGGCAGGCCAGCACTAGTGTCAAACACTGGAACGTCCAGATGAACAGACTGATGCATCCTATTGGACCGGGAG AGAGAAGACTCTCACTTGGAGGCTCAGGGGTTCCGGTTGTGCATGGGCCCTCCTTACGAGACCCAAGCCTACGCCTGTACCATcagaggagcgagggagagagggaaaaggagagggagaatgagcagGAGAACATAGAGGAGAAGGAGTGTGAGGAGAGAGTGAGCAtcatagggagagaggagaggcgtcTGTCTCATGCCTCCAATGGGGACATGGACTGTGCCTGA